CCCACCCTAAAGTGCATCTGCGCCAGAGCCAAGGATTTCATCATGCCTTGCTCGAACTTGAGTAACAAGCCATTGCAAATCTGCATCTTCAAGACCCAATTTAGTGATCTGGGCGACCGTATTAAAGAGATACTCTGAATTTGGCCCCATCCCCCCTTTAGCCGCAGCAATAATCTGTGCCTGTTCGGTCAAAGGAATAGACCCGCAATATTGGACATGACCGGGATCAATGACATAGGTCAGCGCCGCAACCGACTGCCCCGAGCGCAAGGCGACCGGAACCGTTTTTTCGAGATAGGCCGAAGAAACCAATTCACGCTCGCGCAAATAGGCCAAGGTGGTGGCTTCGGCAGATTTCGCCACCCGAAAGGCAAGCCCGTCACAACTGCCACCGGCTGTTTGATCAAGCGCCAAGACCAATCCCGGATGCTCAACCGTGCCCCGATGATGGATCGAGCGCATGCAGAAACTACGTTGATAGCCCTCAAGCCGCGCGAGGGCTGTTTCCACATAGTCAAAGCCGGGATTCCACAGCAACGATCCGTAGCCGAACACCCACATATCCATTTCACTGGCCCTTCTGGTTTTGCGTCTGTAAACACGATTTTATCCGCAACCGAAAGGGCTGGCTGCATGTTTCGAATGTTACTGATCATCTTTTTGGCCGCGCTGCTTTGGTCTGCTGCCTGGTTTTGGGGCGGGGCCAGCAACAAAATGCGAATCACAACTTGGATTTCTGACCAGCAACAAGCCGGTTACGACATTGGGTTTTCCGACCTTTCACAGCTCGGGTTTCCGAATCGGTATGATATGACCATGCAAAACCCAAAGCTGTCAGCGGCCAACCCTGGACTTGATTGGCGCGCAGATTTTATTCAAATAATGCGGCTAAGTTATCAACCGGACCACCATATTTTGGTATGGCCAGACACCCAGAAGATAACTTTTAATAAGCGCAATTTTGATATGCGCCACCAAGGATTAAGAGCTTCGGTTGTGACCCGTGATCCGGGTCAGTTCCGGCTGTCGACCGAAGCCAGAGATATCGTGATTTCATCCTCAGGCCGCCAATGGCTCGCGGCGCAGGATTTGCAGTTTTCCATCGTGGAAACCGCAACAGGCGTAAAAGTCTATATTCGGCTCAAAGACGTTAAACTTGACGAGGGCGCGCAGGAGGGCGAAATGCGCTTATTGTTCGATATTAGCGGCCAAGCGCTTGGATTTAACGGCCTGTTGCCACAGCTTCGCCCGAATGAAACTTTCGAAGTTTCTAACATCAAGTTGGGCATAAATGATGTCGATGTTACGCTTGAGGGCTGGCTGTCTCTTGGCTTGGACACAGGACTGCGCGGCCGACTGCAAGCAGATCAGAAACACTGGCAAATCGTTAAATCGCTTCTTGGTTCCGCCCTTCCAGAAAACCAGCCAGATAAGGGATTTTCCCGCTCAGGTCTAACCATAGCCCCCTATGACGATGCGGCCGTGAATTAAATTCCGTAAACCACCTCGGCAGATCACTTGTCCGGTTCCGGATTCATATTTTGTTGGCAAGTGGATAAAAATTGTTACTATAGGGCATTGCACAGAGACCGCGCATCACAAATAGGCCGTGTAACGAAATGCCCGCCCGGTCACGATTTCACACAAAAAGGAGAAGTTCATGTCAAAACTAACTTCCAAGTTTTTAACCGCCACTGCTTTGGCGATTGCCTCGGTTACCGGCACCAGTTTGGCCGCTCAGAATGAACTGACGATCGCAATTCAGCTTGAGCCACCGCATCTTGATCCCACCAGCGCAGCCGCCGGTGCGATCGACAGTGTACTTTACTCCAATGTTTTTGAAGGCCTGACGCGGTTTGCCTCGGACGGGGCGATCATTTCCGGATTGGCAAAATCATGGGATATTTCCGCAGATGGGACCGAATACACCTTTCACCTGCATAGCGGTGTGACGTTCCACGACGGCACTGCGATGGATGCCGAAGATGTAAAGTTTTCGCTTGATCGCGCGCGCGGCGAAGACAGCACCAATGCCCAAAAAGCTCTGTTTTCCGGCATCACCGATGTGAGCGTTGTCGATAGCACAACCGTCAAAGTCAATTTGGATCAGGCCAACGGCAGCTTTTTGTTCAACATGGCATGGGGGGATGCTGTAATTGTGGCCCCTGAAAGTATTGAGGGCATTAAAAATAATCCGGTCGGCACCGGCGCGTTCAAATTCGTCAACTGGGTGCAGGGCGACCGCATCGAGCTGGCGCGTAACGGCGACTATTGGGGCGCAGCGCCCGCATTGGATGCGGCCACGTTCAAGTTCATCTCGGATCCAACGGCTGCCTTTGCAGCGGTGATGGCGCAGGATGTGGATGTCTTTGCTGGCTTCCCGGCGCCGGAAAACCTGCCACAGTTTGAAGCGGATGCACGCTTTCAGGTGCTGTCTGGTTCAACCGAGGGCGAAACCATTTTGTCGACCAACAACAAAATGCCGCCTCTGGATAATGTCAAAGTGCGCAAAGCCATTGCCCATGCGATTGATCGCCAAGCAATTATCGACGGTGCAATGTTTGGCTACGGGACCCCGATTGGCACCCATTTCGCACCGCACAACCCCGATTATGTCGATTTGACAGGAAACTCAGCCTATGACCCCGAGCTGTCCAAGCAGCTTCTGGCCGAGGCCGGCTTTCCAGACGGGTTTGAAACCACGCTCAAACTTCCACCCCCCTCATATGCACGGCGCGGCGGTGAAATTATCGCAGCGCAATTGCGCGAAGTTGGGATTGAAACCGAGATCAGCAATCTTGAGTGGGCGCAATGGCTTGAGCAGGTGTTCCGCGGCAAGGATTATGGCCTAACTATTGTCAGCCACACCGAACCGATGGACATCGGCATTTATGCGCGGCCTGAGTATTACTTCCAATACGACAACCCTGCATTCCAAGCCCTAATGACCGAACTGAATGCGGAAAGCGATCCGGCCAAACGCAGCGCAATGTTGCAAAAGGCACAGCGGATCATTTCCGACGATTACGTCAACGGCTATCTGTTCGAGCTGGCATATTCGACCGTTGCCGATGCCAAAATACGTGGGCTTTGGGTCAATGCGCCAACTCAAGCCAATGATCTAACAGGGGTCAGTTGGGCCAACTAAATCGGAACATGAAGACCTAAAATCTGTAAAAGGGGGCAAATCTGCCCCCTTTTTTTTGCCATTTTACTGGACCTATGTTTGATCCCTGACTACGGTTTTATCTATGCTGCGCTATACGCTTAAACGTGCTCTATCTCTGGCCCTGAGCCTCTGTTTGGCCTCGGTGATCATTTTCGCCGTGGTTGAGGTCGCGCCCGGTGATCCCGCCTCATTTATGCTCGGTATCAATGCGCAGCCCGACACCGTGGCCGCGCTGCGCGCCGAGCTGGGGCTGGACCAGGGCAAATTTGCCCGCTACATCGCGTGGATCGGCGGAATGCTGAGCGGGGATTTTGGCCTGTCCTACACTTATCGTAGCCCGATTTCGGATATGATCGGCGAGCGGCTTTGGATTTCACTGCCCTTGGCGATTTATGCCCTCGTGATATCAACCGCGATTGCCTTTCCCACAGGTCTTTATGCCGCCTCACGGCGCGGCAAAGCCGGTGATGTGGCGGTGATGGGGGCGACCCAGTTGGGTGTGGCCATTCCGAATTTCTGGTTTGCGATGATCTTGGTGGTGATCTTTGCAATTAAGCTGCGCTGGTTTTCGGCTGGCGGCTTTGCCGGTTGGGACGATGGGCTGTTCCTTGGGCTAAAGTCTCTGACCCTTCCGGCGATTGCCTTGGCTCTGCCGCAGGCCGCGATCCTGTCGCGCGTGATGCGCAGTGCGCTGATTGAAACCCTGTCAGAAGATTATATTCGCACCGCCCGCGCCAAAGGGCTTGGCAAACGGGCCACGCTTTGGCGGCACGCCCTGCGCAACGCGATGATCCCGGTGCTGACCATTATCGGGCTACAGTTTTCCTTTCTGATGGCTGGCGCAATTATCATCGAGCAAGTGTTTTTCCTGCCCGGTCTGGGCCGCTTGGTGTTTCAGGCGATCACCCAGCGCGATCTGATTGTGGTGGAAAGCGTGGTCATGCTGTTGGTGTTTGCGGTCATCTTGGTGAATTTCCTGGTCGATCTGGCCTATGCGGCGGTGGATCCGCGTCTGAGAGAGCGCACATGAGCCGCAGCCGTTCCCTGACCATCGGGGCTGTGCTCAGCCTGATGATCCTGCTGATCGCAGCGGTGTCGTTTATCTGGGTGCCGTATGATGTTACCCAATTGAGCATTCCCGATAAACTGCAGCGGCCCAACTGGACCCACTGGCTGGGCACCGATCACTTTGGCCGCGATCTGTTTTCCATGATCATGGTGGGCGCGCGCACCTCGATCGCCGTGGCGCTATTGGCGGTGGGTATCGGGATCGGGCTTGGCGTGCCCTTGGGGCTCGCGGCAGCGGCGCGTCAGGGATCGCTTCTGGATGAGGTGATCATGCGCACCAATGATCTTATCTTTGCCTTTCCCTCACTGGTGATTGCCATTTTGATCACCGCGCTTTTTGGCGCAGGGGCAATGAACGCCATCATTGCTATCGGAATTTTTAATATTCCGGTGTTTGCTCGTGTCACCCGCGGTGGTGCGCTCAGCCTGTGGCAGCGTGAATTTATCCTTGCCGCGCGGGTCAGCGGCAAATCCGCTCTGCGCATATCGGTTGAGCATATCCTGCCCAATGTCAGCAATCTTTTGATTGTGCAGGGCACCATTCAGTTTAGCCTTGGAATTCTGGCCGAAGCGGGCCTCAGCTATGTAGGTCTTGGGGCGCAGCCGCCGACACCAAGTTGGGGCAGAATGCTGGCCGATGCGCAAACCATGGTCAGCTTTGCGCCGCATCTGGCAATCATTCCGGGCAGCGCCATTATCCTTACCGTGCTGGGGCTTAACCTGCTGGGCGATGGGCTGCGCGATCATTTAGACCCCAAGGTCAGGAAGGGGCGCGGATGAGCTTGCTGAACGTGCAAAACCTTTCTGTGGATATTGGCGATCTAACCGTTCTGGACAGCATTAGCTTTGATCTTAAATCCGGCGATATTCTTGCCCTGACGGGCGAAAGTGGATCGGGCAAGTCAATGACCGCGCTGGCACTAATGCAATTGCTGCCCGAAGCGGCCATATGCAGCGGCTCTATTCAACTTGACGGCCGCGAGGTGATCGGGCTGGATGACCCGTCGCTTTGCAAGCTGCGCGGGGCGCAGGTCAGCATGGTGTTTCAAGAGCCGATGACAGCGCTTAATCCGGTCAAAACCATCGGCAATCAGGTGATGGAAACCCTGCTAGAACATGATATGGCGCAAAAGGCCCAAGCTCGGCAGCAAGCCCAGCAGGTGCTGGAACGGGTCGGGCTTCCCGCTGCCCAGATTTCAATGAACAGCTATCCGCATCAATTGTCGGGCGGTCAGCGGCAACGGGTGGTCATCGCTATGGCCATCGCGCTGCGCCCGAAGCTTTTAATTGCGGATGAGCCGACCACAGCACTGGATGTCACCACCCAGGCGCAAATCTTGAGGCTGCTGAAAAAGCTTACCAAAGAGGACCAGATGGGGATGATAATGATCACCCATGATCTGGCTGTGGTGGCCGATATGGCCGATGAAATCGCAGTGATGCAACTTGGTAAAATAGTTGAAAAAGCCGGCCCTGAAACGCTGTTTACCGCCATGCAGCACCCCTATACCAAAACCCTTTTTGCCGCCTCGGGGCATCAGGTTGCCCTACCGCCATTGCCGCCAGATCCACCACCCTTGCTTGAGGTCAAAGACGTTTATCGCAGCTACACGCTGCCACGCCGCGCCCTGTGGCAAAAACCGGCCCAAAAACCGGCGGTTCAGGGGGTCAGCTTTGAGCTACGCCGCGGCGAAAGGCTGGGTCTGGTGGGCGAATCGGGTTGCGGCAAATCCACCCTGACACGGGCAATATTAGGGCTTGATCCGATTGATAAGGGCGATATCTGGCTCAATGGGCAAAGCCTGCATGGGGCGGGCGCCGATCTGCGCCGTGATATTCAAGTGGTGTTTCAAGACCCCTACGGCTCGTTCAACCCGCGTCATAAAGTCGGCCGGCTTATTCGAGAGCCCTATCATCTTTTGACGCAGCCCCCGACCCCACTGGATCAGGGTGATGCCGTGGTCACTGTGCTCAAAGCGGTCGGCCTGCACGCCGAGGATCAATTTAAATATATCCATGAGTTTTCCGGTGGCCAGCGGCAACGGATCGCCATTGCCCGGGCGCTTATCATTCGCCCCAAACTGGTTATTTTCGATGAAGCCGTCTCAGCGCTTGATGTCTCGGTGCGGGCGCAAATCCTTGATCTGATTGCTGCACTGGCCGAAGATTACGGGCTCAGCTATCTATTTATCAGTCACGATCTTTCCGTGGTGCGCACCATTACCGATCGCTGTTTGGTGATGCAAAACGGAGAAATTGTCGAACATGGCCAAACCGCCGCTATCCTTGACAATCCGCAGCATACCTATAGCCAAGAATTGATCGCGGCAGCCCCCAAGCTGCCCAGAATTTCCATAGGAGCCTAAAGACATGTCGCTTCCCAAACTGCCCTTTGCCGCAGATAAATGCCTTATTGGTGGCCGGTGGATTACCCCTCAAACCGGCAATACAATTGATCTGATCAACCCCTCGGACGGAAGCGCGCTAACGGCGATTGCCGCAGGTGGTGCGGAAGATATCGACGCCGCGGTTGCCGCAGCCCGCAGTGCATTCGACACAAGCTGGTCCCAAACCACCGCAACCGATCGCGGCCGTATGTTAAGCAAGCTGTCGGCGCTGGTGTTAGAGCATAGCGCCTATCTGGCCGAACTTGAGGCGCTGGATGTGGGCAAACCGCTAAAACAGGCCCATGCGGATGCCATCGCTCTAGCGCGTTATATGGAGTTTTATGGCGGCGCGGCGGATAAGCTGCACGGCGAAACCCTGCCCTATCAACAGGGCTATACGGTCTACACCCTGCGCGAGCCACATGGGGTTACCGGCCATATAGTGCCGTGGAATTACCCAATGCAAATCATCGGCCGATCGGTGGGTGCGGCATTGGCGATGGGCAATGCCTGCGTGCTGAAACCCGCAGAAGAGGCTTGCCTGACAGCATTGGCCTTTGCCGATCTGGCGGGCAAGGCAGGTCTGCCCGACGGGGTTTTAAACGTGGTGCCCGGCACAGGTCAAAGCGCGGGTGCCGCCTTGGCAGCGCACGGCGGCATTGATCATCTTAGCTTTACCGGATCCGTGATAACCGGACAGCGGGTGCAGGCGGCAGCCGCGCAGCACGTGGTGCCGGTCACGCTTGAGCTTGGCGGGAAATCCCCACAGGTGGTCTTTGAAGATGCTGATCTTAACGCCGCCTTGCCGTTTTTAATCAATGCCGGGATACAAAATGCCGGTCAGACCTGCTCAGCCAGCAGCCGGATATTGGTGCAGCGCGGCCTTTATGAACAGGTGGTTGAACGCATGTCCGAACGCTATCAAAGCCTGACAGCGCGGCCCGCAATGGCAGATGGCGATTTGGGGCCGCTAATATCAGCGCGTCAGCAGGGCATCGTGAACGGGTTTTTGGAACAGGCGAGCGATCTGACCTGCGCCGCCAAAGGGCAGATTGCCGAGGATGCGCCGAAAGGTGGCAGCTATGTGGCGCCGCATCTTTTTGCCGATGTGGCCCCGACCCACGCGCTGGCACGCGATGAGGTGTTCGGGCCAGTGCAGGTGGTGATCCCGTTTGAGGATGAGGCCGAAGCGATTGCCATTGCCAACGGCACCGATTACGGGCTGGTGGCCAGTGTCTGGACCCGTGACGGCGGGCGGCAGATGCGCATGGCCAAGGCTCTGCGCTCGGGTCAGGTGTTTATCAATAACTACGGCGCTGGCGGCGGGGTTGAGCTGCCCTTTGGCGGGCGCGGACTGTCGGGTCACGGCCGCGAAAAAGGCTTTGAGGCGCTTTACGGGTTTTCGGCGCTGAAAACCGTTGCCGCGCATCATGGCTAGCGGACGGCTTCGCCTGACGAACCGCGATGCGCGCAGGCTCTGGATCTGGACCAATGGACTGGCCGAAACGCCAATAGGTCCATGCAAGCTGATGGATATTGTGAACCGTTTGGGGTTCGTTCAGATCGATACCATCCGCAATGTCACCCGCGCCCATAATCATATTTTATGGTCGCGCAATCAAAACTACCGCGAAGGGGCGATCTGGGACCGCTTAGCGGCCCGCGATGTGTTTGAGCATTTCACCCATGATGCCAGCCTGATCGCGGCTGATGTGCTGCCCTATTGGGGCCTGCAGTTTGCCCGATTAGAGGCTGCGATATCGCGCAACACTTGGTATCAGTCAGGTCTGGCCCAAGAACAGGTGGCCGCAATCGTTGCGCGCATCAAAGTCGAAGGCGCCCTATCCACTCATGCGTTTGACACAAAGGCTAAAATCCGTGAGATGTGGGCGCGGCCGCCGCATAAAAAGGCCCTTGATCACCTTTGGTATGCCGGAAAACTGGCCACCTCGCATCGTGAAAAATTTGTAAAGTTCTACGATCTGGCCGAACGTGTTTTCCCGCCCCATGAGCAGCGCACAGACGCCGAGGCGCTGCGCTGGCTCGCGGCTGCAGCGATGGACAGGTTAAGTTTCGCCGCGCAGGGCGAGGTGCAGCGGTTTTGGGATGTAATAAGCGCGCAGGAAGCCAGAGAGTGGACCACGAAAACCAAGGACCTTATCCCGATAGAAGTCACCTGTGCAGATGGGTCGACCTATGCCGCAATAGCGCATCCGGACATAGAAAAACGGCTGCGTGCAGCGCCTGAGCCCACATCAAAACTGCGCATTTTAAACCCGTTTGATCCGCTGATCCGTGACCGTAGCCGACTGGAAAAGCTATTTGGCTTTGCCTACCGCAATGAAATGTTTGTGCCAAAGGCCAAACGCATCTGGGGGTATTATGTGTATCCCCTGCTCGAAGGCACGCGGTTTGTTGGGCGAATTGAGCTTAAGGCCGACCGCAGCAAGCAGCTGCTTGCTGTAATCGGTTTTTGGAAAGAACCGGGTCAGCAGTGGAGCACTGCGCGCTGGAATAAATTGGAAGCCGAACTGCGCCGGTTTGGCAGGTTTGCCGGCTTAAGCACGCTGAGATGGGATATCGAACGTGTTTAACTTGAATATCATTGGATTTGAGCGCAAGCTTTGAATGAGGACAGCGGAGGCATTTGGATGAGACTGGACGGAAAAACGGCCATTGTTACCGGCGGAGGTTCGGGATTTGGTGCCGGGATAGCGCGTAAATTTATCGCCGAGGGCGCACAGGTGGTGATCGCCGATATCAACAGTGCAGCGGCTGAAAGCCTGAGCGATGAGCTGGGCGCAGCAGCCTTTGCCGCCCATGTGGATGTTGCAGATTTACGCTCGGTAAAAGCGCTTGCCCACCAAGCTGAAAAAGATGTGGGAGCGGTTGATATTATCATTAACAACGCCGGGGTGACCCATTTGCCAACGCCGCTAGACGAGGTCAGCGAAGAAGATTTTGACCGCGTGTTTTCGGTCAATTGCAAATCTGTCTATTTGACAGCCAAAACCTTTGTGCCGGCCATGAAAGCGCGCGGCGACGGGGCGATTTTAAATATCGCATCCACCGCAGGCGTATCACCACGGCCCAACCTCAATTGGTACAACAGCTCGAAAGGCTGGATGAACACGGCGACCAAAACCATGGCGGTCGAGCTGGCACCCTTTGGCATCCGCGTGAATGCCATCAATCCCGTGGCAGGTGAAACGCCTTTGCTTGCGTCGTTTATGGGCGAAGATACGCCCGAGATACGCGCCAAATTCCTATCAACCATTCCTTTGGGGCGGTTTTCCACACCCGAAGATATTGCCAACAGCGCCTGCTATCTATGCTCGGACGAAGCCAGCATGGTGACCGGGGTCTGCATGGAAGTGGATGGCGGGCGGTGTATCTAATGCAGCCCGGACCACGTAATTTAATCACCGATGTTGCAGGAATTGAGGTCGGCAACGCCTGTGATGCGGCGCTGAAATCCGGCGTCAGCGTGGTTCTGTCGGATGCCCCCATGACCGCCTCTTGTGCGGTGATGGGCGGTGCACCTGGAACCCGGGATACCGAATTGCTTGAACCCGACAAAACCGTACCGGCGGTTGACGCGCTGGTGCTGTCTGGCGGATCTGCTTTCGGGCTTGATGCGGCCAGCGGCGTCAGTGCCTGTCTGGCCAAAGAAGGTCGTGGCTATAGGGTGGGCAGCGCCAAAGTGCCGATTGTGCCCACTGCTATATTGTTTGATTTGCTCAACGGCGGCGATAAAAACTGGGCGACCAACCCCTATGCGGCTCTTGGCCGCGCCGCCTTTGAGGCCCGCAGCGAAAGTTTTGATATAGGCACTGCAGGCGCAGGCTACGGCGCGCTCTGCGGAATGATGAAGGGTGGTCTTGGCTCTGCTTCATTTCAGCTTAGCTCTGGGATCACCGTCGGGGCGTTGGTGGCCGCCAATCCGGTTGGCAACCTAGTGGAACCGGAGGGCAAACGGTTCTGGGCTGCCCCGTTTGAGGTTGGCGCAGAGTTTGGCGGCTGCGGTGTGCCAAACCCCAAGGGCCCCGTTGGACTTGCGCAAAGCAAACTTGGCCGTTTGGTTGACGGCGCCAACACCACACTGGCCATCGTGGCCACCGATGCCATTTTGACCAAAGCCGAAGCCAAACGCTTGGCTACCATTTCGCATGACGGCTTTGCACGCGCCATTTTGCCCTCGCATTTGCCGCAGGATGGGGATTTAATCTTTGCCGCTTCAACCGGCAGGCAGGCTGCACCCGAAGGCCGGTTGGGATTTGCCGAGCTGTGTCACGCGGCCAGCCTATGCGTCGCGCGCGCCGCAGCACGCGGTATATTTGAAGCAAGCAGAGAGCAGAATGATACGCTACCCACTTGGGCTGATTTCAATCGCTAAGGGGCCAGATATCTTTTCAAGCATGGCACATCTGAATTTCTAAACCACGCATTTATTCAACGAACACTAAAAAACACCGCAGGGCGCTAAATCGACCGGTTTGTGGCTTTTGGATGCGCCAATGTGATGCCAACTTGATAGCTTTTCGCAAGCAGGGATTGGCGGCGCTTAATTGAACCAGTGGCACCGCAGAGCACTTCGAGCCTGCGTGGAGAGAAGCCAAAATAACCAAAGGTTCCCTTGATCCATGCGGTTTCCAATGCAGACAGGTACCCGCCATTTTCCATTTCATCTGAGCGTGCTCCGGCCGGGACTAGAAGCACTCCGGAACGGGGCCTTTGGAGTGAGCTTTCCGGGTCTTGTAATTGATCGTAGGCCCAACCCCAGCTCCAGACACGGTCGAGCCAACCCTTAGTCATCGATGGCATGCCCCACCAAAATAGCGGAAAAACCAGACAGATTGCATCAGCTCGCGCAATCCGCCGTTGTTCGTGGGCCACATCATCCGATGGGGTTGCGTGGGGTTCTCTTGCAATGTCAGCCATTGAAAAACGCGGATCAAAACCTTCCGCATGTAAATCTGCTAGCTCGACCGAATGACCAGACGCCTCTGCGCCAGCCATGAATTGCTGGGCAACAGCAGCGCTAAACGACTTTGGGTTGGGGTGATCTAGAATGGTCAATACATGCAAATGCGCAGCCTTCAGAAAATATTTTTCCAGCGCCATTTAAGACTATGGATGCAAAACCAGTTCACAAGCTGGCCGCTCCAAATACGCGTGTAGGCGTTGGCTTAAACGCATTCCGCCCGAGAGTTGAGTTTAGGTCAAGAGGAAACTTACTGGTGCGCTTTTTCACATTTGGAGGGCCAGGGCACTGGGCGACATAGGAACACCTTGCCAATGCCTTGGCGTGTCTTGTCGTGTTCGCCACAATATTGTCCGATATCACAATAGCCTAGATCACCGACCGCGCGCTTGTGTCAGCCCTTTTCGTGAAAAAATCCAAAAATTTTCTCGGCCATGGCAGCGGAAATGCCATCTACGGCCTTTAGATCGGCTAGATTGGCGCGGCTAACGGCTTTGGCCGAGCCAAAATGGGCAAGCAATGCGCGTTTGCGTGATGCGCCCACACCGGTTATTTCGTCAAGGGGCGTGGCCCCAATGGCCTTGGCCCGCTTGGCCCGATGGGTGCCGATTGCAAACCTGTGCGCTTCATCCCGCAGTCTTTGGATGAAATACAGCACCGGGTCATTGCGCTGCAGAGCAAAGGGGCGCTGGCCGCGCATGTGGAACTCTTCTTTGCCCAGATCACGATCAATGCCCTTGGCCACCCCGACCATGGGGATGTCGTCCACGCCAAACTCGGCCATAACCTGCGCCACGGCAGAGACCTGACCTGCGCCGCCATCGATCAACAATAGATCCGGCCAGTGATCCAAACTACGGTCGGGGTCTTCCTTCAACAGACGTTTAAAGCGGCGGCTCAGCACCTCTTTCATCATGCCGAAATCATCGCCCGGGGTCACGTTTTCATCGGATATATTAAACTTGCGGTAGCTGTTTTTCATCAGCCCCTCAGGGCCGGCCACAATCATCGCGCCAACCGCGTTGCTGCCCTGAATATGCGAGTTGTCATAAACTTCGATACGCTGCGGCGGCTGATCTAGTTCAAAGGCGTCCGCCAGACCGCGCAGCAGTTTTGCCTGGGTCGCAGTTTCGGCCATTTTGCGCGCCAGACTTTCCTTTGCATTGCGCAGCGCGCCCGAGATGAGTTCAAGTTTTTCACCGCGCAAGGGGACGATAATATCAACCTTGCGGCCGAGCTTATCACTGAGCAATTGCTGCATCAGATCGGCGTTTTCAATACCGTGGGACAGGATCATGGCGCGCGGCGATTCCTTGGTGGCGTAAAACTGACCCAAGAACGCTTCCATCACCTCGGCATGGCCCATATCAGCAGCCACACGCGGGTAAAAATCCCGATTGCCCCAGTTTTGATTGGCACGGATGAAAAACACCTGCACGCAGGCCTGACCCGCTTCGAGATGCAGCGCAACAA
The nucleotide sequence above comes from Rhodobacteraceae bacterium Araon29. Encoded proteins:
- a CDS encoding gamma-glutamylcyclotransferase, with product MDMWVFGYGSLLWNPGFDYVETALARLEGYQRSFCMRSIHHRGTVEHPGLVLALDQTAGGSCDGLAFRVAKSAEATTLAYLRERELVSSAYLEKTVPVALRSGQSVAALTYVIDPGHVQYCGSIPLTEQAQIIAAAKGGMGPNSEYLFNTVAQITKLGLEDADLQWLVTQVRARHDEILGSGADAL
- a CDS encoding ABC transporter permease subunit — translated: MLRYTLKRALSLALSLCLASVIIFAVVEVAPGDPASFMLGINAQPDTVAALRAELGLDQGKFARYIAWIGGMLSGDFGLSYTYRSPISDMIGERLWISLPLAIYALVISTAIAFPTGLYAASRRGKAGDVAVMGATQLGVAIPNFWFAMILVVIFAIKLRWFSAGGFAGWDDGLFLGLKSLTLPAIALALPQAAILSRVMRSALIETLSEDYIRTARAKGLGKRATLWRHALRNAMIPVLTIIGLQFSFLMAGAIIIEQVFFLPGLGRLVFQAITQRDLIVVESVVMLLVFAVILVNFLVDLAYAAVDPRLRERT
- a CDS encoding ABC transporter substrate-binding protein, with amino-acid sequence MSKLTSKFLTATALAIASVTGTSLAAQNELTIAIQLEPPHLDPTSAAAGAIDSVLYSNVFEGLTRFASDGAIISGLAKSWDISADGTEYTFHLHSGVTFHDGTAMDAEDVKFSLDRARGEDSTNAQKALFSGITDVSVVDSTTVKVNLDQANGSFLFNMAWGDAVIVAPESIEGIKNNPVGTGAFKFVNWVQGDRIELARNGDYWGAAPALDAATFKFISDPTAAFAAVMAQDVDVFAGFPAPENLPQFEADARFQVLSGSTEGETILSTNNKMPPLDNVKVRKAIAHAIDRQAIIDGAMFGYGTPIGTHFAPHNPDYVDLTGNSAYDPELSKQLLAEAGFPDGFETTLKLPPPSYARRGGEIIAAQLREVGIETEISNLEWAQWLEQVFRGKDYGLTIVSHTEPMDIGIYARPEYYFQYDNPAFQALMTELNAESDPAKRSAMLQKAQRIISDDYVNGYLFELAYSTVADAKIRGLWVNAPTQANDLTGVSWAN
- a CDS encoding DUF2125 domain-containing protein; the encoded protein is MFRMLLIIFLAALLWSAAWFWGGASNKMRITTWISDQQQAGYDIGFSDLSQLGFPNRYDMTMQNPKLSAANPGLDWRADFIQIMRLSYQPDHHILVWPDTQKITFNKRNFDMRHQGLRASVVTRDPGQFRLSTEARDIVISSSGRQWLAAQDLQFSIVETATGVKVYIRLKDVKLDEGAQEGEMRLLFDISGQALGFNGLLPQLRPNETFEVSNIKLGINDVDVTLEGWLSLGLDTGLRGRLQADQKHWQIVKSLLGSALPENQPDKGFSRSGLTIAPYDDAAVN
- a CDS encoding ABC transporter permease subunit, whose product is MSRSRSLTIGAVLSLMILLIAAVSFIWVPYDVTQLSIPDKLQRPNWTHWLGTDHFGRDLFSMIMVGARTSIAVALLAVGIGIGLGVPLGLAAAARQGSLLDEVIMRTNDLIFAFPSLVIAILITALFGAGAMNAIIAIGIFNIPVFARVTRGGALSLWQREFILAARVSGKSALRISVEHILPNVSNLLIVQGTIQFSLGILAEAGLSYVGLGAQPPTPSWGRMLADAQTMVSFAPHLAIIPGSAIILTVLGLNLLGDGLRDHLDPKVRKGRG
- a CDS encoding aldehyde dehydrogenase family protein, with the translated sequence MSLPKLPFAADKCLIGGRWITPQTGNTIDLINPSDGSALTAIAAGGAEDIDAAVAAARSAFDTSWSQTTATDRGRMLSKLSALVLEHSAYLAELEALDVGKPLKQAHADAIALARYMEFYGGAADKLHGETLPYQQGYTVYTLREPHGVTGHIVPWNYPMQIIGRSVGAALAMGNACVLKPAEEACLTALAFADLAGKAGLPDGVLNVVPGTGQSAGAALAAHGGIDHLSFTGSVITGQRVQAAAAQHVVPVTLELGGKSPQVVFEDADLNAALPFLINAGIQNAGQTCSASSRILVQRGLYEQVVERMSERYQSLTARPAMADGDLGPLISARQQGIVNGFLEQASDLTCAAKGQIAEDAPKGGSYVAPHLFADVAPTHALARDEVFGPVQVVIPFEDEAEAIAIANGTDYGLVASVWTRDGGRQMRMAKALRSGQVFINNYGAGGGVELPFGGRGLSGHGREKGFEALYGFSALKTVAAHHG
- a CDS encoding dipeptide ABC transporter ATP-binding protein, which encodes MSLLNVQNLSVDIGDLTVLDSISFDLKSGDILALTGESGSGKSMTALALMQLLPEAAICSGSIQLDGREVIGLDDPSLCKLRGAQVSMVFQEPMTALNPVKTIGNQVMETLLEHDMAQKAQARQQAQQVLERVGLPAAQISMNSYPHQLSGGQRQRVVIAMAIALRPKLLIADEPTTALDVTTQAQILRLLKKLTKEDQMGMIMITHDLAVVADMADEIAVMQLGKIVEKAGPETLFTAMQHPYTKTLFAASGHQVALPPLPPDPPPLLEVKDVYRSYTLPRRALWQKPAQKPAVQGVSFELRRGERLGLVGESGCGKSTLTRAILGLDPIDKGDIWLNGQSLHGAGADLRRDIQVVFQDPYGSFNPRHKVGRLIREPYHLLTQPPTPLDQGDAVVTVLKAVGLHAEDQFKYIHEFSGGQRQRIAIARALIIRPKLVIFDEAVSALDVSVRAQILDLIAALAEDYGLSYLFISHDLSVVRTITDRCLVMQNGEIVEHGQTAAILDNPQHTYSQELIAAAPKLPRISIGA